One window of the Populus nigra chromosome 4, ddPopNigr1.1, whole genome shotgun sequence genome contains the following:
- the LOC133690742 gene encoding cathecol O-methyltransferase 1-like: MASSIENHVSQVDEAKDENFGYAMQLALSSVLPMTLHTAIQLGIFEIIAKAGPDVKLSAADIAAKLPTDNPDTPKMLDRILRLLASHQVLCCFVDGSERFYSLAPVSMYFVRNQNGVSLAPFMALNQENVILQSWSQLKDAVLEGGVAFDRAHGVHAFEYNGLDPRFNQVFNTAMYNQTTVVNGFMLEKYNGFKNLKQLVDIGGGLGHTMKAVTSKYPQIKGINFDLPHVIEHAPAYPGVEHVGGDMFESVPKGDAIFLKWILHNWSDDHCLKLLKNCYKAIPEDGRVIVMESVLPITAKTTPAAKAISQLDVLMMMSQNPGGKERTEDEFMALATAAGFRGIKFETFVCNFWVMEFFK; this comes from the exons ATGGCATCTTCTATAGAAAATCACGTCAGTCAAGTTGATGAAGCGAAAGACGAAAACTTTGGATATGCCATGCAACTAGCTTTGAGCTCGGTGCTACCCATGACTCTACACACGGCGATTCAGCTTGGCATCTTTGAGATCATAGCCAAAGCAGGTCCAGATGTCAAACTCTCTGCTGCAGATATCGCGGCCAAGTTGCCCACAGATAACCCCGATACACCAAAGATGCTGGACCGTATTCTAAGGCTCTTGGCTAGCCACCAAGTGCTTTGTTGTTTTGTCGATGGCTCGGAGAGGTTCTACAGTCTGGCTCCTGTGTCCATGTACTTTGTGCGCAACCAAAATGGTGTTTCTTTGGCCCCCTTCATGGCCTTGAATCAAGAAAACGTCATCTTACAGAGCTG GTCTCAACTAAAAGATGCAGTTCTTGAAGGAGGAGTTGCGTTTGACAGAGCCCATGGAGTGCATGCCTTTGAGTACAATGGCTTGGACCCTAGGTTCAATCAGGTATTCAACACAGCAATGTACAACCAAACCACTGTTGTAAATGGTTTTATGCTTGAGAAATACAATGGTTTCAAGAACCTGAAACAGCTGGTTGATATTGGTGGCGGCTTGGGACACACTATGAAGGCAGTAACCTCTAAATATCCCCAGATCAAGGGTATCAATTTCGACTTGCCACATGTTATAGAGCATGCGCCGGCCTATCCTG GTGTGGAGCACGTGGGAGGAGATATGTTTGAAAGTGTTCCCAAAGGAGATGCCATTTTCCTGAAG TGGATACTCCATAATTGGAGTGATGATCACTGCTTGAAGTTGTTGAAGAACTGCTACAAAGCTATTCCAGAGGATGGGAGGGTAATTGTTATGGAATCAGTTCTTCCGATCACGGCCAAGACAACCCCTGCTGCGAAAGCGATCTCGCAACTTGATGTACTGATGATGATGTCTCAAAACCCAGGAGGGAAAGAACGGACTGAAGATGAATTCATGGCCCTGGCCACTGCAGCTGGATTCCGTGGCATCAAATTTGAAAcctttgtttgtaatttttggGTCATGGAGTTCTTCAAGTAG